CACCACTCCAACCAAGGAAGAAACCAACAAGTTGCCACATCGCATCTAAGCCTAGGCAACCTGGCATAACAGGGTCGCCAGGGAAATGGCATTCAAAAAACCATAGTGCTTTATCAATATCAAGTTCGGCAACGATTTCACCTTTACCAAATTCACCGCCATCACTGGTGATGGTGATAATACGATCTAGCATTAACATTTTATCGATAGGTAAAAGACAGTTGCCTTTACCAAATAATTCACCATGGCCACATTTTACTAAATCGGCTTTTTCGTAAGCATTAATGCCTAATTCTTTCTGTGATATAGTTTTTGTCATGATCTCTTTTCTTTATTAAGGGTAAAAAATAATGTGTTGTACTTTATAGGACAGGCAATCAACAA
The sequence above is a segment of the Psychromonas sp. CNPT3 genome. Coding sequences within it:
- the fabA gene encoding bifunctional 3-hydroxydecanoyl-ACP dehydratase/trans-2-decenoyl-ACP isomerase, which codes for MTKTISQKELGINAYEKADLVKCGHGELFGKGNCLLPIDKMLMLDRIITITSDGGEFGKGEIVAELDIDKALWFFECHFPGDPVMPGCLGLDAMWQLVGFFLGWSGGPGKGRALGVGNVKFTGQVLPTAKKVTYRITMKRVIMRRLVMGIADGTVEVDGKVIYRAEDLKVGLFVDTDNF